The window tttcttatgaagttagtttagctttaattttattgtctttaattattttaattggtagttttaatatgtttgattttataaactatcagctttattgttgatttattattatttcttttcctttagctttagcttgttttgcttcttgcttagctgaaactaatcgtactccttttgattttgctgaaggggaatctgagttagtttcaggatttaatattgagtatggtgcaggtgggtttactttaatttttttagctgaatatactagaattgtcttcataagaatgttattggctttaatttttttgggtggtgatttttattcttttatattttttattaagcttgctattatatcttttggttttatttgggttcgtggaacattaccacggttccgttatgataaattaatgtacttagcttgaaaaagtttttacctttatctttgaatttttttattttctttgttggtttaaagattttatttatctcatttgtttagtgaaattttttgagaaaagttaatagaagagttaaacttctaattttatgttttcaaaacatatgcttttcctaagctaattaactttattccttaattaatttatctcatgcgtttgcgacatggacattaattaagaaatatgtgaagtaaataattgttaagatttgacctgttataatataaggttcttcaacaggtcgtttaccaattcacgttagtaagcatacaacaactactataattcagaataaaatttgattaatagggtaaaattgaatgcctcggaatggtgttttattataaaatggtaaaattattaagattctaattgataaaaataatgcaacaacacctcctaacttattagggatagatcgtagaattgcatatgcaaataggaaatatcattctggttgcatgtgaactggtgttactaatgggttggcaggtacaaagttatctggatctcctaataggtaaggattaattaaacatagtataattaataatgatgttattattacaaatgtaatagaatccttaaaggtaaagtatggatggaatggaattttttcaatatctccatttagtccaagaggattattagatcctgtttggtgaagaaaaaataaatgaattgctgctatagcagcaataataaatggtaatacaaaatggaatgtgaagaatcgatttaatgttgcattatcaacagcgaatcctcctcatactcattggactaaatctgttcctaagtatgggattgctgataataaattagtaattactgttgcacctcaaaaagatatttggcctcagggtaagacatatcctataaatgcagttgctataactaaaaataaaatcactgtaccaattattcaggtatgtatatatatatatataagatccatagtaaattccccgtcctacatgtaagtaaatacaaataaaaaatatagatgctccatttgcgtgtaaggttcggataattcaaccattatttacgtctcggcagatgtgtactacactactgaatgctatttcaatatttgatgtataatgtatagctaaaaatagtccagttacgatttgaattaccaaacataaccctaatagggatccaaaatttcatcaaaatgaaatatttgttggggctggTAAGTCAATTaaaaagttattaataattttaattaaaggatgtcttaatcgtaagggtttattcattagtaattatcttattttacgaataggtccctgattaatattggtgattttaacaactgctagtagtgctaaaaataaatgaattattattattattgtaataatgaatgttgggctattatataatttttctaaagatattgttatttcttgataattgattgaattatcaatatttatagtttcggtgtatttgaaaaagtctatatatatagatatatctagaataattaatattaatatgataaatactcacattattaatgtaataattatagtgattgatttaggctgaaatatttcgtttgatgcaattcttgtaatgtaaataaataatactagtataccaccaagaaatgttaaaaataaaatatatgataatcaatatctttctattattgttcctgttattaatccaactaggaaggtttgaaggataataaaaagcattattgatattgggtgtcttaatttaataaaattaatatttattacatttgataatgatataattattattttgatcatttcaggggttagtttatttaaaataccggttttggggaccgatgatggaagcttttccacctctgaagttttaaaagtgggggctggacttatttccggtttacaagactggcgttttttttaaactattaaaactaatgtttatattctctatttttacttctttattgatttattttgctggtgtttatgttttttcttctaaacgtaaacatttattaatggttcttttgaggttagaatatattgttctttctttatttatgttagttattgtttttcttattgagtttgattatgattatttttttcctgttatttttttagttttttctgtttgtgagggtgctttaggtctttctattttagtttcaataattcgttctcatggtaatgatttttttaattcttttggtttatctttatgttaaagtatttatttataactatttttttgatccctctttgtttattaaataattgttgatggttggttcattctttaatgtttctgtcgggttttgtttttataatttgtgtttattcatatgctgatttgaatataattagatattattttggtattgattatttttcttttagtttaattttacttagtttttggatttgttctttaataatcactgctagaggttcagtttatttaagttcatatcattctaatttttttgtttttatggttttgattttaataattacgctttattgttcatttgctacattaagtcttctttctttttatattttttttgaggctagattagttcctactttacttttaattttgggttggggttatcaacctgagcgtttgcaggctggtgtttatttaattttttatactttggttgctagattacctttattattagttttatttaaggtttatgatttttctaatactttatattttcctttattggttgattttggttcttattattttatgttttatgtatttataattttggcttttttagttgagatacctatgtttttggttcatttatgacttcctaaggctcatgtagaggcccctatttcaggtagaataattcttgctggtgttttattaaagttaggtggttatggtatttttcgtgttataaaggttatttcttatttgggtttaaagtttaattatttttgattgtctttaggtttatctgggggtgttattgtaagatttatttgttttcgtcaggttgatttaaagtcttaattgcatattcttctgttgctcatataagaatggttattggtggattgatgactatgaattgatgaggttgtgtaggttctctttctctaatggttggtcatggtttatgttcttctggtttattttgtttatctaatattatttatgaacgtttaggtagacgaagattattaattaacaagggtataagtaatttgatgccaagaatggctttatgatgatttcttttaagatcatcaaatatggctgctcctccttctttaaatttggtaggtgaaattagattattaaatagaattatatcttgatcttcttttagattctttgctttgatttttttatctttttttagagctgtttatactttgtatatatattcttattctcagcatgggaattattattctggtgtttatacttgttctcttggttattttcgtgaatatcatcttttacttttacattgattgcctttaaatattctctgtttaaagggtgaatatttctttgtttagtttgcttaagtattttaattaaaaatattgttttgtggaatcaatgatatgaagtttttcatcttaggccgtgaatttattttctatttgttctttgagttttttttctttgtttatttcgagaactataatttttattttaggtatttattatttaataattgattatagagtttttgttgagtgagagcttttcaatttaaatggttctatagttgttataactttaatttcggattgaatatctcttatttttataccttttgttatatatatttcttctttggttatttattatagagaggattatatatctggtgaaaagaatataaatcgttttattattattgttttaatatttattctttctataggttttttaattattagtcctaatttaattagaattttattaggttgagatggtttaggtttagtttcttattgtttagttatttattatcaaaatgtaaaatcttatagtgctggtatattaactgcactttctaatcgtattggtgatgttgctattttaatttctattgcatgaatgttaaattttggtggttgaaattatatttattattatgattttatgtctaattcttttgaaataaagctcattactatattaattgtttttgtagctataactaagagagctcagattcctttctcttcatgacttcctgctgctatagcagctcctactcctgtttctgctttagttcattcttctactcttgttactgctggtgtttatttattaattcgttttagaccaatattggatacttataattgtggttgatttttacttttaattggttgtataactatatttatggctggatagggcgctaattttgagtttgatttaaagaagattattgctctttctactttaagacaacttggtttaataataagaattttggctataggttatccaaagcttgcattttttcgtttattggctcatgctttatttaaggcattattatttatatgtgcaggttcaataattcataatttgaaggattctcaggatattcgttttataggatcaattgttaatttcatacctttaacttcagtttgttttaatgtttctagtttatctttgtgtggaataccttttttagcgggattttattcaaaggatttaattcttgagatggtttgtttaagatgaattaattgtttaattttttttctttattttttttctactggttgaactgcttcttattcttttcgtttgttttattattcaatatctggtgataataattttttttctagattttcttttgatgataagagttattatatttcatttggaataattggtctattgtttgttgctgtttttggtggtagtcttttatcttgattaatttttcctattcctcatgtgattgctttaccttattatttaaagtttttaactattacagttgttattttaggtgcttatttaggttatcttatttctaattttgatttttctcataatttattttctttaagtatactttcttttgttagatttgctggttctatatgatttataccttttctttcaactaagtttattagatatattcctttaaaaataggttattattcatctaagtcatttgattatggttgaggtgaattacttggtggtcaaggtttatatagattatttatttatttaattggttatattcaaggttgatatgattctaatttcaagatttatcttttaacttttattttttgaatatttattttggtaatattgtttttcgtttacttaaatagcttataattagagcgtgacactgaagatgttaaggaagtatttttacttttaagtatttataaatatagatatattatttttacagtgaaaatgtaatgttttatttaaactatataaattttagaaatgttaacggagtttaaccgctaatataaaaagttagcagctttcatattggctttacatttccttaattggaactattatagttcaattatattattaacagtaatacgcctctttttggcttcaattaataagaataagggtagtacataccaatcttccaggtcgaaactgactgcaatatttcgcttcttattctatttaaggttggttgataatatcaatactttttgaatgcaacccaaatgttacatttaactacaaccctttattctgctcattgtaatgctccttggtttcattcatggtatagtcctcctaatagaactagaataaaaaatattgttgatactgttcagattataatgtctgaagttttaaaaataattacaattggtagaattagtgcaatttctacatcaaaaattaaaaagattactgcgattaggaagaatcgtattgagaatggtattcgtgctgatctttttggatcaaacccacattcaaatggtgatcttttttctcgatcattaattaatttttttgatagtgttgttgccaggattataacaattattggaataataaatctaatgaaaactcttgttgatagaattagaattgtttttcttgatttatatcaagctttctgattggaagtcaaatgtactatttatactagaaaaacaattatctacctcatcaataaatagagatatataagaataatcatactacatctacgaagtgtcagtatcatgctgctgcttcaaatccaaagtgatgtcttggtgaaaattgatttattgagtgtcgaagtagacatgttgataaaaagattgttccaataattacgtgtaaaccatggaatcctgttgcaacaaagaatgttgatccataaactgcatctgcaatggtaaaaggtgcttctcaatatccaTATACTTGAagaattgtaaagtatagtcctaataacactgtgaagaataatccttgtagtgcttgagtatgattagattccattaaactatgatgtgctcatgttactgttactcctgatgctaaaagaatagctgtattaagtaatggaatttgtatagggttaaagggttgaattcctattggatataaataattatattaattttaatattttatatttatattaataattttaattattatatccaattataataatattaaatatcaaattacatattattatatatattatattataataacctattttaagctaaaaacataagtagctataatcctaggtaaataattgcattaaaataatcaattgataatggtaagatgaacttataatactttaatttcaattaaatgtaatatattaatataaattatttattatatatatatataaaaaaataaaatgagcaggataaattaatcctaattaaacaaaataatacataaaagaatttcaaaaaaaaactttcgatttatatattaaataaatgaagtgcctgattaaagggttaccttgatagggtaaataaagtaaataaaattaccttcattaaaattacataagatagaataaactacctcctttagtatcaaaaactaacgtgcatcatacaccttaatgtaaaaaggtaagctaaacaagctaatgggttcataccccatttatagaggtatcaatcctctcctttttaatgaccaacaactctacaaaacttctcttcctatcaacattaatgataggaacgatcctgtccatttcatcaaattcctgatttggggtttgaataggacttgagatcaacttactttcatttattctgctcctaacaagaaataaaaatataataataaatgaatcatcaattaaatattttattgtccaagcaatagcatcgacaatattattattttcaattttgctgattcaaataaaatatcccatgggatgggaaacagaatttatcccatcaataataattagatctagactattattaaagattggagctgcacctttccatttctgatttccagaagttataggagcatcaagatgaaataattgtttaacattaataacatgacaaaaaatcgccccaataatggtcttatcttattgtattcaattaagaacttttatttgaacaattattatcttaagaattattattggggcaataggaggtttaaatcaaacatccttacgacaacttttagcatattcatcaatcagacatctaggttgaataattagatcattaacagtcagagaaaacatctgagaactatacttcattatttactcactattaagattaattatatttttattatttaagcaaataaatttatttttcataaatcaaatttattcagccagaaagataaaaaccgaaattaaattcataatattcttatctttattatctttaggtggactaccaccattccttggattcttaccaaaatgaattgtaatacaatcattaatagaaaacaatataacaactattataactattatagttgtattaactacaattacactctactactatatacgtattagattctcagctctaattatatcatacacagaaaattcgtgatctataaagataaagtcccaaaaatcaagaatcattcttcctataacagtaataatttcaacaataggattgatttcaacatcaaccttaatttcattatactaaggacttaagttaatcaaactaataaccttcaaagttataattaaaagaataatcttttaggccttagtaaaattttacacctctagaattgcagtctagaatcataattgaatataagacctaaatatgataagagagaaaacatctcataagtagatttacagtctaccacctaaaattcagccatcttaccgcaaaaatgattattctcaacaaaccataaggacattggtactttatacttcatatttggagcatgagcaggaatagtaggaacatcaataagaatacttattcgtgctgaacttggccaacccggatctctaattggggatgaccagatttataatgttattattacagctcacgcattcgtaataattttctttatagtaatacctattataattggtggatttggtaattgacttgttccactaataattggtgcaccagatatagcatttccacgaataaataatataagtttttgattactaccaccttcactaacccttcttcttacatcttctatagtagataatggtgctggtacaggatgaacagtttaccctcctctagcaggagctattgcacacgggggtgcatctgtagatctagctattttttcactgcacttagcaggtgtatcatctattcttggtgcagtgaatttcattacaacagcaattaatatacgatcagaaagtataactttagatcaaacacctttatttgtatgatctgtagctattacagcattacttctccttctttcacttccagttttagcaggagctattactatattattaacagatcgaaatttaaatacatcattctttgaccctgcaggagggggtgacccaattctatatcaacatctattttgattctttggacacccagaagtttatattttaattctaccggggttcggaattatttcacatattgtatgtcaagaaagaggaaaaattgaatcatttggaacattaggtataatttatgctatactatcaattggactaataggatttattgtatgagcacatcatatatttacagtaggaatggatgttgacacacgagcatattttatttatttatttatttatttatgcatttattttacctggcaagattagggccttcaggccctctcttacacctaaccaggcatactcaggttgaacgagttacagtttctacttaacattaaggacatatagcctattatgcagtattgatgttaaagaaaaaaatagatattataacagtagtataatgataattataacaataaaaaataattataacaatcaataataataataataataataataataataataataataataataataataatagtaataataataatagtaataataataataataataatattaatagtaataataataataataataatgactatgtatatgaaagtaaacatacttttcttttctgaatgtcagtcccattgttagttgggaattttctcgttatgttcttgcagcttgtgagttattctcatcgagcagagacataagacgatagaatggggtgaaagagatatataagaggtagataggttagaggaagagaaatagaacggtaaaattcgaagctgtgatggagaggagaaagaaagagatgggaggggcacaagaatggtggttataccgtccctaatatgtaagctttgagttccctcttgaatgttgagtagttctggataagacgcagatcacaggggagcgcgttccatagtcgtatggctgagatggagaatgacacggagaaagattttgtgttattgctgtacctacaggaattaaggtatttagatgattagctacattatatggaactaaattcaagttcaatccaccattattatgaactctaggatttattttcctatttacaattggtggattaacaggattagtattagcaaattcatcacttgatattgtgttacatgatacatattatgtagtagcccactttcattatgtattatctataggagcagtatttgcaattataggaggtgtcattcaatgatatccactatttacaggattaactataaataatacatgattaaaaatccaatttacaattatattcattggagtaaatttaacattctttcctcaacacttcctaggattagcaggaatacctcgacgatactctgactacccagacgcatatacatcatgaaacgtagtatcaagaattgggtctacaatttctattgtaggaatcattatattcattgtaattatatgagaaagaatgattacaaaccgagcaattatatttagagctaacataagaagatcaacagaatgactacaaaataaccctcctgcagaacatagttactcagaattaccattaatctctagattctaatatggcagattagtgcagtagatttaagctctacaaataaaggtttgaccttttattagaaaatatttattaatggcaacatgatcaaatttatctcttcaagatggagcttcaccattaatggagcaattatcattctttcatgatcatactatggtcgtattattattaattacagtaattgtaggttatgccctaagttatatattatttattgcctatactaaccgtaatatacttcatggacatttaattgaaacaatctgaacagctttaccagcaattacattaatttttattgcccttccatcactACAACTattatatttaattgatgattcagtagatgcaataattacaattaaaaccattggacgacaatgatattgaagatatgaatattcagacttcatagacgtagaatttgacacttatataacaccagaacaagacctagaaaatgatggattccgactactagatgtagataaccgaacaatcctaccaataaatacagaagtacgagtattaacaagagcatcagatgttctacactcatgagcagttcctgcattaggggttaaaattgatgcaacgccaggtcggttaaatcaaggaacattcacaataaatcgacctggattattctttggacaatgctcagaaatctgtggagcaaaccacagatttataccaattgtaattgaaagaacttcagtaaatttatttattaagtgattatctaagataatttaaggagttagttaaaataaataacattagagtgtcaatctaaagtaactaaaaaaaattagtacaccttgatattcatcagatgactgaaagtaagtaatggtctcctaaaccaaataatagtaaattaacgactacttctgatggggaaattatatccaaatccctcaaatatcccctcttatatgattctcactattcattatattttcagctacattaatcttgtttaatcaaataaacttcttctcatttaaacctaaccttattaaaagagcagaaaaaggaacaattgaaataaaaaacttaaattgaaaatgataacaaatctattctcaacatttgacccatcaactaacatctttaatttatcattaaattgaactagaacatttctaggactattattaaacccatcactattttgacttacaccatcacgaattaacattatctgaaataaactaaatttaaccttacataatgaatttaaaacacttcttggaccaaaatcatttaatggaacaacattcattttcatctcaatttttattataatattatttaacaatttcataggatta is drawn from Schistocerca gregaria isolate iqSchGreg1 chromosome 3, iqSchGreg1.2, whole genome shotgun sequence and contains these coding sequences:
- the LOC126354504 gene encoding NADH-ubiquinone oxidoreductase chain 5-like, producing MAGLGANFEFDLKKIIALSTLRQLGLIIRILAIGYPKLAFFHLLAHALFKALLFICAGSIIHNLKDSQDIRFIGSIVNFIPLTSVCFNVSSLSLCGIPFLAGFYSKDLILEMVCLR